One window from the genome of Molothrus ater isolate BHLD 08-10-18 breed brown headed cowbird chromosome 5, BPBGC_Mater_1.1, whole genome shotgun sequence encodes:
- the NDUFA12 gene encoding NADH dehydrogenase [ubiquinone] 1 alpha subcomplex subunit 12, whose amino-acid sequence MAEYVQVLKRALKHIGGHGGARGAILQLLRVNDLKTGNLIGIDKYGNKYYEDKRNFFGRHRWVVYTEEMNGKNTFWEVDGSMVPPEWHRWLHSMTDDPPTTHPPVPRKFIWENHKFNVSGTPEQYVPYSTTRKKIHEWIPPKPASK is encoded by the exons ATGGCCGAGTACGTGCAGGTGCTGAAGCGGGCGCTGAAGCACATCGGCGGCCACGGCGGCGCCCGCGGCgccatcctgcagctgctcag GGTCAATGATTTGAAGACTGGTAATCTGATAGGAATTGACAAATATGGAAACAAATACTATGAAGACAAAAGAAACTTCTTTG GTCGGCACAGATGGGTTGTATATACTGAGGAAATGAATGGGAAAAATACCTTCTGGGAAGTTGATGGAAGCATGGTGCCCCCTGAATG GCATCGCTGGCTGCACTCAATGACGGATGACCCTCCAACTACTCACCCACCAGTTCCTCGTAAATTTATCTGGGAGAACCATAAATTCAATGTGAGTGGCACTCCTGAGCAGTACGTGCCTTACTCTACTACTCGCAAGAAGATACACGAGTGGATCCCACCTAAACCAGCCAGCAAATAG